A segment of the Triticum urartu cultivar G1812 chromosome 1, Tu2.1, whole genome shotgun sequence genome:
aacaataccgccgaatcaagaatcaactagtgacggcaagcaatatgtatatacccacgcccacaactcctttgtgttctactcgtgcatattacatctacgcataaacctggctcgtaTGCCACTTTTGgagaatgtagtaatttcaaacaattcctacgcacacgcaagatcatggtgatgcatagcaacgagagggaagagtgttgtccatgtaccctcatataCCATAAGCGGAAGTATTATggcaatgcggttgatgtagtcatacgtcttcacgatcgaccgatcatagtaccgaaagtatggcacctccgcgatctgcacacgttcggctcggtgacgtcccatgaactcatgatccagcagagggtcggggaagagcttcgtcagcacgacggcgtgatgacgatgatgatgatactaccggaacagggcttcgcctaagcaccgctactatatgactgaggtggattatggtggaggggggcaccgcacacggctggaaacaatcaacttgtgtgtcctagggtgccccctgcccccgtatagaaaggagcaaggagggaggccggccggccctagtggcgcgccaagggaggaggaatcctcctcctagtaggagtaggattcctcctttcctagtcttactaggaggagaaggggaaggaaggaagggagaggaagaggagaaggaaaggggggcgccccctccctagtccaattcggactccctatagggagggggcgcggctgccccttgtgggctgcctcccctcttcccTATGGTCCATGAAGGTGCAACTTTCCTcgggggggttccgataaccctccggcacaacggttttctctgaaatcacccggaacactttcggtgtccgaatatagtcgtccaatatatcaatctttatgtctcaaccattttcagactcctcgtcatgtccgtgatcatatccgggactctgaactaccttccgtacatcaaaacacataaactcgtaataccgaacgttaagcgtgcggaccctacgggttcgagaactatgtagacatgaccgagacacgcctccggtcaataaccaatagcagaacctggatgttcatattggctcccacatattctacgaagatctttatcggtcaaaccgcataacgatatacgttgttccctttgtcatcggtatgttacttgcccgagattggatcgtcggtatctcaatacctagttcaatctcgttaccggcaagtctctttaatcgttccgtaatgcatcatacctcaactaactcattagtcacattgcttgcaaggcttatagtgatgtgcattaccgagagggcccagagatacctctccgacaatcggagtgacaaatcctaatcttgatctatgccaactcaacaaacaccatcaaagacacctgtacagtacctttataatcacccagttacgttgtgacgtctggtagcacacaaagtgttcctgcattattcgggagttgcatgatctcatagtcataggaacatgtataagttatggagaaagtaatagcaacaaactaaacgaccatcgtgctaagctaacggatgggtcaagttaatcacatcattctctaatgatgtgatcccgttaatcaaatgacaactcatgtctatggttaggaaacataaccatcattgattcaacgagcttgTCAAATAGacgcaaactagtgacactctgtttgtctatgtattcacacatgtactaagtttccggttaatacaattctagcatgaataataaacatttatcatgatataaggaaatataaataaaaactttattattgcctctagggcatatttcattcactccgatggtgtttgttgagttggcatagatcgagattaggatttgccactccgattgtcggagaggtatctttgggccctctcggtaatgcacatcactataagccttgcaagtaatgtgactaatgagttagttacgggatgatgcattacggaacgagtaaagagacttgccagtaacgagattgaactaggtatgagaataccgacgatcgaatctcgggcaagtaacataccgatgacaaagggaacaacgtatgttgttgtgcggtttgaccgataaaaatcttcgtagaatatgtaggagccaatatgagcatccaggttccgctattggttattgaccggagatatgtctcggtcatgtctacatagttctcgaacccgtagggttcacacgcttaacgttcgatgacgatttgtattatgagttatgtgatttgatgaccaaagtttgttcggagtcccggatgagatcacggacatgacgaggagtctcgaaatggtcgagacgtaaagatcgatatattggaaggctatattcggataTCAAAAAGGTTCTGaatggttcgggtatttttcgaagtaccggagagttactggaattcgccggggaaagtattgggccttcatgggccttggtggaaaggagagaaggacCACAAGGggaggccgcgcgccccccatgggctggtccgaattggactagggagggggcggcgcccccctctttccttctccctctcctctccttacttcttctcctacttggactaggaaagggggaaacctactcctactaggagtaggaatccccctttgggcgcgccccttgtggccgccctcctcctcctctcctcctttatatacgggggaggggggcaccccatagacacacaaattgatttcttagccgtgtgcggtgcccccgtccacagatttccacctcggcaccccatagacacacaaattgatttcttagccgtgtgcggtgcccccctccacagatttccacctcggtcatattatcgtagtgcctaggcgaagccctgcatcggtaacttcatcatcaccgtcaacacgccgtcgtgctggcgaaactctcccttggcctcagctggatctagagtttgagggacgtcaccgagctgaacgtgtgcagatcacggaggtgccgtgcattcggtacttgatcggttggatcgcgaagacgttcaactacatcaaccgcgttactcaatgctacctcttgagcatgcgttggtttttcccttgaagagaaaagggtgatgcagcaaagtagcgtaagtattcccctcagtttttgagaaccaaggtatcaatccagtaggaggccacacacaactccctcgtacctacacaaacaaataagaatcttgcaaccaacgcgataaaggggttgtcaatcccttcacagccacttgcaaaagtgagatcttatagagatgataagataatatttttggtatttttataatatagattaaaagtaaagattgcaaaataaacggtgacagaaataacttgttgatgggagattaatataatggagaatagacccgggggccataggtttcactagtggcttctctcaagatagcataagtattacggcgggtgaacaaattactgtcgagcaattaatagaaaagcgaataattatgagaatatctaggcatgatcatgtatataggcatctcgtccgtgacaagtagaccgactcctgcctgcatctactactattactccacacatcgcccgctatccagcatgcatctagagtattaagttcataagaacagagtaacgcattaggtaagatgacatgatgtagagggataaactcaagcaatatgatataaaccccatctttttatcctcgatggcaacaatacaatacgtgtcgtttccctttctgtcactaggatcgagcaacgcaagattgaacccaaagctaagcacttctcccattgcaagaaagatcaatctagtaggccaaaccaaactgataattcgaagagacttgcaaagataacaaatcatacataaaacaatttagagaagattcaaatattgttcatagatgatcttgatcataaacccacaattcatcggatctcgacaaacacaccgcaaaaagagttacatcgaatagatctccaagaagatcgaggagaactttgtattgagatgcaaagagagagaagaagccatctagctaataactatggacccgaaggtctgaagtaaactactcacacatcatcggagagactatggtgttgatgtagaagcccgctgtgatcgatgccccctccggcggagcgctgAAAAAGGCTCCAAGAttggatctcacgggtacagaaggttgcggcggtggaaataggatttcgtggtgctcctggatgttttcagggtatatgagtatatataagCGAAGGAAGTTGGTCAGgagagccacgaggggcccacgagggtgggggcgcgcctccctgcctcgtggcctcctcggttgtttccttacgtccactccaagtcctttggatcatgtttgttccaaaacaagcttccgaaggtttcattccgtttgaactccgtttgatattccttttctgcgaaacactgaaataggcaaaaaacagcaatttatattgggcctttggttaataggttagtcccaaaaataatataaaaatatataataaggcccattaaacatccaaaacagaatatataatagtttggaacaatcaaaaattatagatacgttggagacgtatcactcaacGCTTCCGCtctcggtctacgagggtatgtagacacactctcccctctcgttgctatgcatccctatatagatcttgcatgatcgtagatttttttttgaaatactacgttccccaacaatctcTTGTTGCAATAGTCATCGTTGTTTCTAAAACAAAGCTTTGCTTGCAATAGTCACCGGCGTGTTTTTGAAACAAATCCGCCGGCCGACATGCAGCACGCCCTTCGACATTTGGTTTAAATAGGTCCTCCCAACGAACCATAGGGTACTTTCATTTTGGTCCATCTACTTCCCAGAAGCAGCACGATCAAATTGTGTCCACTTGTCCGAATCCCATCACCAAGAAGAAAAAGCGCCATTGCATGTTACTCCTATAGAGGATGTTGGAGTACCCACCTCTCTGGGATCCTCGAGGGCGAAGAGAGCCTCCTAGGCGTCCATTGCCAGCTGGCTTGTCGCGGGAGCCTCTCCGGGCGCTCGGGCGAACTGGCTGAAGGGTCGATAACGGGTGGATCGCTGGGCGTGCGCGGGGCCAATGTCATTTGGCGAAGGCCGTCACACACCCGCGGGGCCAATGTCATTTGGCGATGCATTTTCCCGGGTCTTTAGCACGCTCCAAAATCTCCTTCCCCTTCCTCCTAATGATGCACCACTTTAAGGAAAGGCCATCAACTATGACGCGGTCCTGTTGAAAAGACCAGCGGTCCCTCCCGACCGCCGCCTCCTAAATCTGGGCGCTCACCGGTAACCTCCGCCAAAACGCGTGCAGTCGCGAGCGAGCGTGACTAGCAATGCTCCTCCTCTTTTCTGTTTATAACTAACGTTTTGTATGAGTAATATGTCAACATCAGTTGATTGTATCATTAACCATGTTGTTATATCAATCGTCAGACAATATAGAAAAACAAGTGAGTCTAGGAGTGCACAAACGAAGAAAACCTAGATCCGTCAAATACTTCTCCAGTGTATACTGCTTTCCATTTTGTAAACGACTGCCGTCCGAAACTAGGCCTGGTGACGTATTTTAAACCCAGCACGACCGTGAGATCATCAACGTGCGGCTCAGATAAGCCTGTATCCCTTGCGAAACGCAAAAATGCGTCGATCACCGCGTGCGGGCGTCAGCCCGAGTCTCAGGGCCAGTGTGTCAGATCGTGGCGGCCGCGAGTCGCGCCCCCTCGCCCCTTCCGCCCCACCTCGCCGATCCCGGCCGGAGCCCGCGCCCCCGTCGCCATGGCGGTGCGCGCGACGGTCTCCCGCTTCCCCGTGACGCAGGGGGCGCTGGACGAGTGCGGCATCCAGTGGGGCATCTCCGTGACGCCCTTCGCCGCCGACGACGAGACCGGCCGgccgcccgccaccgccggcCGCGGCGACCGCCTCCCGCGCTGCGAGCGCTGCTGGGCCTACTTCAACACCTACTGCGACGTGGAGCGCTGGGGCTGGGCCTGCGCGCTCTGCGGCACCCTCAACGGCTTCGACGACGACGCCCTCCACCGCTTCCAGCGCCCAGAAGCTTGCCCCGAGCTCAACGCCTCCTTCATCGACTTCGAGATGCCAGGTGATTGCGCCTGCCTCCCTTTCTGTGTGCGCGCGAGCGACTGTGCCTTCTGGAGCTTTGTGATTTTGAGTTGGTTTCTCATGGCCTTGAATTGTGTTTGTGCAGTGGATGAGGCGGATGGTGCAGGTGATGGTGTGAAGGCGCGGCCTGTCTATGTGGCGGCGGTGGATCTCGCTTGTAAGTCAAATTATGCTGCTTAATGCCTCGCCATCATGAAATTCTGTATTGCTGGAAGTTAATTGTCACCCAAGTAAGCCACCTAGAAGAGAGGCATAAAACAAGAATAATTAGAGTGAACGCGTATAGCTCAATTTCAGTTGGATCAAATTTGCCTTTACTAGTCTTCATGTGCAGCGATCAAATTTCAGTTGGATCCTCAAATAGTCTGTCATGGTTGTGCTATGCTTTTTATATGATTATCATAAGAATTGATTATTGCCCTGTTTCAATGTTTTCAGGTTCTGAAGAGTTCCTGGAACTCATCAAGAGTGCGCTTCTGGCAGCGCTAGAAGGTTAACATGCGTAATTTGCTGATTTTTTGGTTGCTCAAACAATGTTGTGTCGTTAGTGAGTCAAGTTTCCCCTTTTTCTCAATTGGGTTTTATCTGTGCAACAGCTCTGATTCCAGGCTCCCTGTTTGGGCTTATGACATTCAGCCACAAGATTGGGTTGTATGATGTACAAGGTCCAGTCCCTGTCGTGAAAAATGTTTTCATCCCTCCAGACTCAGAAGAAGGTGGACTAGCTGTCGCCCTTGAAGATGCCATGCCCCTGCTTTCCTTTTTGGCCCCTGTATGTTACATAACTATATGAAGTGTTACAGGTTGGTTTAGTCAGTCTCTGGATATCACTTAACTGTAAGTTAACCTATGAGCAGGTTGATACATGCAAGGACCGAATTGCCGCTGCCCTGGACACACTGCGGCCTACATCTTCATGGGAGAGAGGCGCTGCTTCTGGGCAGGAAGCAGATACGGTCTTGCTTGGCGGGCGGGGTTTTGGAACAGCCATGTCTTCTCTAATTGACTACTTGAGTTCAGAGTATGGTTCTACTTTTGCTTTGGGTAAGTTAACACATCCATTTGAACAATTTTAAAAATGCTTCTTGTCAGTAGGCAATTATGTTTGTAAAGATATTTGTATTTTGCAAAGAGTTTTGTACTTGCTGTTTTTATGCCTAACTACCAACTGTTTCTTCTTAATTCAAGAACAGCTAGGGTATTTGCTTTTCTGTCTGGTGCTCCTGATTATGGAGATGGTCAACTAGATACTAGGAGATATGGTGAGCAATATGCTAGCAAAGGGGAAGATGCTGACCTCGCGTTGCTCCCTGAGCAGATACCTTTCTATAGAGATCTAGTAAGCTTCTTTTGATTTTGTAGAGAAAAAAgttactccctccgatccatattacttgtcgctGCTTCAGTACAAGTTTAGTATATAAAGTTGTACTAAAGCagcgacaagtaatatggatcggagggagtacgtTTGCTTGACCGTGTCCATCATTTAGTGACCTCAGTGAAATTTTGAAACAGGCAGCTGTTGCTGTTCAAGCAGGAGTATGTGTAGACATATTTGCTGTAACTGATGAATACACCGATTTGGCTTCGTTGAAGTTTTTAAGTATCGAAAGTGGTGGCTCGTTATTTCTCTATGCAAACGCGGATGATTCAACACTTCCCCAGGACATGTGAGTTTGATATTATGATGTcttctgtattttatttttgaaattcCACTGCCTAGGTTCCTGATAACTTGATAAGATGTGAATGGTCTTTTCCTCATTGCCTTGCCTTTTCTTCTGAACAGATATCGTCTGTTGAGTCGACCCTATGCATTTGGTTGTGTTCTCAGGCTGAGAACATCACCAGATTTTGAGCCTGGCCACTCTGTAAGCATTCAAGCTACCTGTGTTCACATTATCTGTAGGATTAAATCCCATGTGTGTCACTGCAAAGTGTTGTAGCCCACCTTGGGTGCCACTCACCTGTTAGgtctggacccacatgtcattgatgCAATGAGTGGCATAACGGTTACAAAACTTTGCACTGACAGATAAGGATTTGACCCTTAACTATATTGTACTGTTTAATTTTTAATGTATCCATCTTTTTGCAGTATGGCCATTTCTTCCCTGATCCTCAATATGAAAATGTGCAACATATTATCTGCTGTGATTCTTTTGCTACATATGCCTATGACTTTGACTTTACCCATGCTGATGGCTTCTCCAGGTACTTATCTTCACCATTCTGTGTATCAATTCATGTTGATAATGAATGTGTTGAATTGGAATCCATGCCAAGCGTATGTGGTGTGCAGATATAAGATACTATCTGATATGCCTAATGCTATGGGTGAAAAAGTTCTGATATGATATGATATACGTAAATTAGATTTATTCAGCGTAGTTTCTGCTGTTCTGTGTTAGAGAAATTCCCACAATTAAATCCTTTTGCTTGCAGTTTTTTTCTTTCTAGTAATCAAGGTGGACACAAACAGAGTAAGTGCAAAGCAAAGTCTTGTCTAACTGCTCAAACCCTTATCTCATGACAGCCATATGAAATGTAGTAGGTTGCCGATTATAATGTACATGGATGGGTAACTCAACATTCTATGGGCAAATCATTTCCATTACATGATCATATATAGAGTATCTAAGAGAGCTTTTGTGGCTTTTGTGCTGTAAAAGCATAATTATTTTTGCTCTGAAGAAACTTATTTTTTGGTGGATCCTATTCATTTATTGTGCACGTCTGACACTTCTCACCAGAATCAGTTAATGTGATTTTCGATATTTACAGGCACACAGAACCTGCTGTTGTACAGATCGCTTTTCAGTACAGTGTCATTGAGCCTGTGGAGGTGGCATCAGGGAATGGCCCACAATCATATCCAAGGTACGAGATACCTGAACTATTTAATTTCCCAGACATCCTTTTTAGTTTTCAAGCGTTAACTAGCTTTTGGATGCCTGACCTCCTGTGATgttaatatttttggtttatgtCAGCTATTGCTTGTGCTTGCATTTGTTATTCATGTTATAATCTCTTCATTCCATCTTTTTTTTGTTTGCTAGTGTGCATGTAGCCAACTGAAACATGTACTGTTCAAAAACTTACTTTTGTTGTTTGTAATGCTACATCTCCGCGGCTACAGGTTTTGTCTCAAGAGACGGTTGAGAATAAGGACATTGCAGTATCGGCCGGCTAATAATATCAATGAAATATATGACAGTGTCGATCAAGAGGCTGTCCTACATATCCTTGTTCATAAGGTATTCATGTTTAGTTCGTTTAATCATGCACATGTAGATATTCAGCAGCTTGAGATATGAAAGATTGTTGGCAGATAAATGTAGGAGGCGATTAGTTGTAAGATATACCGTTAACATTAGAAATGGTTTGGCCACTGGGTTAATTCTGTGTGGATTTCGACTAGTGAAGATTCTTCTAGCCGATCCTTTTTTTGGTAGGAAAGATGTTCTGCCTTTTTGTTAATGCACACCCTAGGAAGTTATTGCTTTTAAGAGGTGCACATGGATACTATTTTTGTCATCCTAACTTGATTCTCCTCTGAAACGCTGCCATCAGGTTATTCTAGTTTCACTGGAAAATGGGGTTAGAGAAGGCAGAAATTCGGTGCATGATTGGCTGGCTATCCTTATAACTCGGTATAATGATGCGTTGAGATCTGATCCACGAACACCAGAATCGCACATTGATATAGACTTCTCACAATGCCCCCATCTGCAAATGATACCCCAGTTTGTGTTTGGAATGTTGAGGAGCCCTCTTCTTCGCTTGCATGAAGAAGGCATCCACCCAGATTACAGGATATATCTTCAATGCCTTTTCAGGTATGTAATTTTTTCGTTTTGTACGGTTCACAAAGTCTGGTGCCTGTATGTCTCGGAGAATGTCCAAAAACTTGTTTCTGCTGCTGTAACTGATATGGCAACAAAATTTTATACTTTGTTGCTGCTGGAGTGATATCTCATGCATTTTTGTGAATCAATGCGAATTAATTTTCTCACTTGCAAGTTTGTAAGTCCCCTCTGAACTATTCTTGCAGCTCACTGGAGCCATCTTCTCTAGCCAAAGCTATATATCCACTTTTAATTTCATACTCCTCACCTAACAAGCAAGCATTCCCACGGCACACTCTGAGCCGTGCTGCTCTGACGATGAGTGAGAGCCCGATATTTCTTCTGGATGCGTTTACCAACCTTGTTGTTTACTATTCATCGACTGCTGATCCTTCACTTCCTTTTCCTCCACCCCATGACTGTAAGTATCACCTTTTTACAATACGTTGGGCATGTTTCTTTTTTGCCTGTCTCAGCGCTTATTTTGTTGACAACTAAAAATATCGTGCAGGTCTTTTGAGAACAACGATTAATGCGTTGAAGCAGGACAGGTGTATCACACCTAAGCTTGCAATTGTTCGTGGGGGACAGGACGATTCATCGTTGTTTGAGAACTATCTAATTGAAGAGCAAGATGTTGATGGTTCCGGGTATACTAGTGGTAATGGTTTTATATCATTCCGCGAGGGTATCAGGAATGAGGTAGCAGAGATCCTCAAGGAAGAAAGTGGCAGCTAGGTCCTGACCGCTATGGGCTTGTGGTTCCGAAGATGGTGTAGATTGTGTCGACAGCTCTTTCTTTAACATTATGGCGTAGACTATTTAACTTTACTCGTCTAAAATTGATAGAGATATAGTCAATGGAGTAATAAAGGGCGAAGGTGTATTTGAATATTACAAGTAGCTGCTTGTGACAATAGCTCAATGTTGTAGGGTGGTCTGTCAGAGAAAAACCTTCTATTCTTCTATGTACTGTACATCTGACATCCGTTACTTTTCACCTTATCCTGATAGTAGCAAAGATACTCATGAAAAGGATAGCACATGAGTTTCATAGTAATACAATACACCGCTGGGGCTTGGCCCAGAATTGGATCTCATCTACTCCCTCGGTCCCACAATATAAGATTGTTTTTCAAGCTAATATAGCTTGAAAACAGATCTCACAATCTAAGATCGTTTTTCAAGATAATgatcttatattgtgggacgaAGGGTGTATGTAGCAGTGCGAGTGAATGCAATTTTTTGGGAGATTCTGATCCGTTCACATGCCAGGGAAATGGATTCTTCACAACATAGATTCTTGAGACGATGGTAGAGCGGGGCAGCTTTGCAATTGATTCTTGACGCCGCAAGAAATCTTGCCTTTTTATTCCTTTTTGATACGCTATTATTATTAGACAGTACCAAAGAAAAATACAGATGGGTCATTTCAAAGGCCCGGCGAAAACAGGGGAGCTTTCCCTGTGATCATCAACGCCTTTTGTTGGCGAGGAAAGCTGCTGCAACGGCGACCGCAACCCCTCCTGCAACCACCAGCGTCAACACGAGATCGCTCCTCCTGATGTTGAGCTTGAGCCTCCCTGCACCCACCTTTCAGAAACGAATGCCATTTCAATCTTCAGAATGGAAACTgcatttttttttactttttaaTGAGAATGCAATGTTGACGTTATTTGTGCAAGCCTGACGCGAACCTTATGGTCACATTGCTGTTCTCGCGCGTTCACGACGCCGCCGGCGGCGCCGTCGACGGCAGCGGGCTCTTGAGGAGGGGCCCTTCCGTCCAGCCCGCCGACGGTTCCTGCGGTGTGCTCTGCCGGCCTGTCATcgtcgctgctgctgctgctggagctactactgctactgctgctgctgctgccggcGTTACTCCTCCTGCTGGCCTCCGGGGCTGTTCTTTCCTCCTCCGGTGATCCTGCCATTATCTCCCGCGTTTCTCAGCGAAGTCTGCCGTGCCGTGCTGCGCGTTGATCAACAAGCGATCCTTCCGCGCTATGCCTGAGAAGGGAGGGACGggaagagggagaggagaggaggaagCGTAGGCTGCGGCTGCATTTCAGGAGGTGTATCAGATTGGCTAGCGACCGGCCTTCCGGT
Coding sequences within it:
- the LOC125519950 gene encoding protein transport protein SEC24 encodes the protein MAVRATVSRFPVTQGALDECGIQWGISVTPFAADDETGRPPATAGRGDRLPRCERCWAYFNTYCDVERWGWACALCGTLNGFDDDALHRFQRPEACPELNASFIDFEMPVDEADGAGDGVKARPVYVAAVDLACSEEFLELIKSALLAALEALIPGSLFGLMTFSHKIGLYDVQGPVPVVKNVFIPPDSEEGGLAVALEDAMPLLSFLAPVDTCKDRIAAALDTLRPTSSWERGAASGQEADTVLLGGRGFGTAMSSLIDYLSSEYGSTFALARVFAFLSGAPDYGDGQLDTRRYGEQYASKGEDADLALLPEQIPFYRDLAAVAVQAGVCVDIFAVTDEYTDLASLKFLSIESGGSLFLYANADDSTLPQDIYRLLSRPYAFGCVLRLRTSPDFEPGHSYGHFFPDPQYENVQHIICCDSFATYAYDFDFTHADGFSRHTEPAVVQIAFQYSVIEPVEVASGNGPQSYPRFCLKRRLRIRTLQYRPANNINEIYDSVDQEAVLHILVHKVILVSLENGVREGRNSVHDWLAILITRYNDALRSDPRTPESHIDIDFSQCPHLQMIPQFVFGMLRSPLLRLHEEGIHPDYRIYLQCLFSSLEPSSLAKAIYPLLISYSSPNKQAFPRHTLSRAALTMSESPIFLLDAFTNLVVYYSSTADPSLPFPPPHDCLLRTTINALKQDRCITPKLAIVRGGQDDSSLFENYLIEEQDVDGSGYTSGNGFISFREGIRNEVAEILKEESGS